The following proteins are encoded in a genomic region of Brachypodium distachyon strain Bd21 chromosome 1, Brachypodium_distachyon_v3.0, whole genome shotgun sequence:
- the LOC100828658 gene encoding THO complex subunit 4A: protein MAETLDMTLDDIIKNNKKSNPSSGGGGRRREGRRGSAAGGSGGAASGAGGVGPNRRAFKRSGNRAAPYQPPKAPESAWQHDMYSDVPAGRGGSGRVSAIETGTKLFITNLEFGVSTEDVKELFSELGDLKRCSIHYDRSGRSKGTAEVIFARRGDAVAAMKKYNNVQLDGKPMKIEILGTNTPTAAAALPANNGSYPRTAAQNAPWVASAGLQQNRPRIRGGRGRRGGGSGGVGGGGSSGSGGRRGKERSKPRSAEELDAELEKYHADAMQT from the exons ATGGCGGAGACCCTCGACATGACCCTGGACGACATcatcaagaacaacaagaagaGCAACCCGTCGTCCGGTGGgggcggtcgccgccgcgaGGGTCGCCGTGGATCTGCCgctggcggcagcggcggggccGCTAGCGGCGCCGGAGGCGTCGGTCCGAATAGGCGCGCCTTCAAGAGGTCGGGGAACAGGGCGGCTCCTTACCAGCCGCCGAAG GCTCCTGAATCGGCGTGGCAGCACGACATGTACTCGGATGTACCAGCAGGACGGGGCGGTAGCGGGAGGGTCTCGGCTATTGAGACCGGGACCAAGCTCTTCAtcaccaatttggagttcggCGTCTCCACCGAGGATGTCAAG GAGCTTTTCTCCGAGCTGGGTGATCTGAAGAGATGCTCGATTCACTATGACCGAAGTGGGAGGTCTAAG GGAACAGCTGAAGTTATATTTGCAAGGCGTGGTGATGCTGTTGCAGCAATGAAGAAATATAACAATGTGCAACTTGATGGCAAGCCTATGAAAATAGAGATTCTTGGGACCAACACTCCtacagctgcagctgcacttCCAGCCAATAATGGAAGCTATCCTAGGACTGCTGCTCAGAA CGCACCCTGGGTTGCCTCAGCTGGTTTGCAGCAGAATAGACCCCGCATAAGGGGTGGGAGGGGTCGACGtggtggcggcagcggtggaGTTGGCGGTGGTGGAAGCAGCGGTTCTGGCGGTCGTCGTGGGAAAGAGCGTAGTAAGCCAAGGTCtgctgaagaacttgatgctGAGTTGGAGAAATACCATGCTGATGCAATGCAGACCTAA